The following coding sequences lie in one Rutidosis leptorrhynchoides isolate AG116_Rl617_1_P2 chromosome 4, CSIRO_AGI_Rlap_v1, whole genome shotgun sequence genomic window:
- the LOC139844289 gene encoding uncharacterized protein isoform X2, giving the protein MDQFEEDSFYHSLEEEPINVDSLLVEPRSDQVSVSGVWCYEEDNIAKCIKNEDASYNIRTSYSNINAQGLETTKCNAPDVLPHEVGAERLLAVNGISTCDNYLLDIGYVEQSSCMDYVSNEILHVANSSSENPFPIFRNTDKGSFGIQNSSTKNIPAFECQKYFIDKTMFDFGDKFEDYSKSFTDEENNENIMSPHVGQNGMEITEFCKDGPKSSVQDHGIGEVTNKRSRKPTQRYIDESSRMSLMKCKKRKEGASVLKVKTSAVRRLKHQNESEHKRKEKMSSCDISFDYAIQVPFDCEGPTECQKNTSPKKSSPAKVKNDVGNYLSGSEDDSEVMKSITSGNQRKLHKLWTVSEVKKLLDGVAHFGVGKWTRIKKLLFSSSVHRTPVDLKDKWRNLLKASGVLKVTRIKEDPKRCQPWRPLPKSILCRVRELASVYPSPNSKISKSKFPLAQHVSSPARIKGSQVLDFLK; this is encoded by the exons ATGGATCAG TTCGAAGAAGATTCTTTTTATCATTCCTTAGAGGAAGAACCAATTAATGTTGACTCTCTACTTGTGGAACCACGGTCTGACCAAGTTTCAGTTAGTGGTGTATGGTGTTATGAAGAAGATAACATCGCTAAATGTATCAAAAATGAAGATGCTTCCTACAATATAC GCACCTCTTATTCGAATATAAACGCTCAAGGCTTAGAGACGACAAAGTGTAAT GCACCTGATGTTTTGCCCCACGAAGTTGGAGCGGAACGTCTTCTAGCAGTAAATGGCATCTCTACGTGTGATAATTATCTTTTAG ATATTGGATATGTTGAGCAAAGTTCGTGTATGGACTACGTATCTAACGAAATTTTGCATGTTGCAAATTCGAGCTCTGAGAACCCATTTCCCATTTTTCGTAATACAGACAAGGGCAGTTTTGGAATACAAAATTCATCGACCAAAAACATTCCCGCATTCGAATGCCAGAAGTACTTCATTGACAAGACAATGTTCGACTTTGGAGATAAATTTGAGGATTATTCTAAATCCTTCAcagatgaagaaaataatgaaaatATTATGTCACCTCACGTTGGACAAAACGGTATGGAAATAACCGAATTTTGTAAAGACGGGCCAAAGAGCTCTGTTCAAGATCACGGTATTGGTGAAGTTACAAACAAAAGATCACGTAAGCCTACACAACGTTACATTGACGAGTCATCTCGTATGAGTCTTATGAAGTGTAAGAAAAGAAAAGAAGGTGCTTCGGTGTTGAAAGTCAAAACGTCAGCGGTTAGACGTCTCAAACATCAAAATGAGTCGGAACATAAACGAAAAGAAAAAATGTCATCTTGTGATATCTCGTTTGATTATGCTATTCAAGTACCGTTTGATTGTGAAGGCCCAACAGAATGTCAGAAAAACACTTCACCGAAAAAGAGTTCACCAGCTAAG GTTAAAAACGATGTCGGGAATTATTTGAGCGGATCTGAAGATGATTCCGAGGTGATGAAGTCTATCACGAGTGGGAATCAGAGGAAGCTTCATAAACTGTGGACAGTTTCAGAAGTAAAAAAGTTACTCGATGGCGTTGCTCATTTTGGGGTAGGCAAATGGACTCGTATAAAGAAATTGCTATTTTCATCATCAGTTCATCGAACCCCTGTAGATCTGAAG GACAAATGGCGAAATCTTTTGAAAGCAAGTGGTGTACTGAAGGTGACTAGGATAAAG GAGGACCCGAAAAGATGTCAGCCGTGGCGTCCATTACCGAAGTCGATACTTTGTCGTGTGAGAGAATTAGCGTCTGTTTATCCGTCCCCAAACTCGAAGATTTCCAAATCAAAGTTTCCGCTTGCACAACATGTCTCATCTCCTGCGAGGATTAAGGGTAGTCAGGTTCTTGATTTTCTTAAATAA
- the LOC139844289 gene encoding uncharacterized protein isoform X4, with translation MDQFEEDSFYHSLEEEPINVDSLLVEPRSDQVSVSGVWCYEEDNIAKCIKNEDASYNIRTSYSNINAQGLETTKCNAPDVLPHEVGAERLLAVNGISTCDNYLLDIGYVEQSSCMDYVSNEILHVANSSSENPFPIFRNTDKGSFGIQNSSTKNIPAFECQKYFIDKTMFDFGDKFEDYSKSFTDEENNENIMSPHVGQNGMEITEFCKDGPKSSVQDHGIGEVTNKRSRKPTQRYIDESSRMSLMKCKKRKEGASVLKVKTSAVRRLKHQNESEHKRKEKMSSCDISFDYAIQVPFDCEGPTECQKNTSPKKSSPAKVKNDVGNYLKSITSGNQRKLHKLWTVSEVKKLLDGVAHFGVGKWTRIKKLLFSSSVHRTPVDLKDKWRNLLKASGVLKVTRIKEDPKRCQPWRPLPKSILCRVRELASVYPSPNSKISKSKFPLAQHVSSPARIKGSQVLDFLK, from the exons ATGGATCAG TTCGAAGAAGATTCTTTTTATCATTCCTTAGAGGAAGAACCAATTAATGTTGACTCTCTACTTGTGGAACCACGGTCTGACCAAGTTTCAGTTAGTGGTGTATGGTGTTATGAAGAAGATAACATCGCTAAATGTATCAAAAATGAAGATGCTTCCTACAATATAC GCACCTCTTATTCGAATATAAACGCTCAAGGCTTAGAGACGACAAAGTGTAAT GCACCTGATGTTTTGCCCCACGAAGTTGGAGCGGAACGTCTTCTAGCAGTAAATGGCATCTCTACGTGTGATAATTATCTTTTAG ATATTGGATATGTTGAGCAAAGTTCGTGTATGGACTACGTATCTAACGAAATTTTGCATGTTGCAAATTCGAGCTCTGAGAACCCATTTCCCATTTTTCGTAATACAGACAAGGGCAGTTTTGGAATACAAAATTCATCGACCAAAAACATTCCCGCATTCGAATGCCAGAAGTACTTCATTGACAAGACAATGTTCGACTTTGGAGATAAATTTGAGGATTATTCTAAATCCTTCAcagatgaagaaaataatgaaaatATTATGTCACCTCACGTTGGACAAAACGGTATGGAAATAACCGAATTTTGTAAAGACGGGCCAAAGAGCTCTGTTCAAGATCACGGTATTGGTGAAGTTACAAACAAAAGATCACGTAAGCCTACACAACGTTACATTGACGAGTCATCTCGTATGAGTCTTATGAAGTGTAAGAAAAGAAAAGAAGGTGCTTCGGTGTTGAAAGTCAAAACGTCAGCGGTTAGACGTCTCAAACATCAAAATGAGTCGGAACATAAACGAAAAGAAAAAATGTCATCTTGTGATATCTCGTTTGATTATGCTATTCAAGTACCGTTTGATTGTGAAGGCCCAACAGAATGTCAGAAAAACACTTCACCGAAAAAGAGTTCACCAGCTAAG GTTAAAAACGATGTCGGGAATTATTTGA AGTCTATCACGAGTGGGAATCAGAGGAAGCTTCATAAACTGTGGACAGTTTCAGAAGTAAAAAAGTTACTCGATGGCGTTGCTCATTTTGGGGTAGGCAAATGGACTCGTATAAAGAAATTGCTATTTTCATCATCAGTTCATCGAACCCCTGTAGATCTGAAG GACAAATGGCGAAATCTTTTGAAAGCAAGTGGTGTACTGAAGGTGACTAGGATAAAG GAGGACCCGAAAAGATGTCAGCCGTGGCGTCCATTACCGAAGTCGATACTTTGTCGTGTGAGAGAATTAGCGTCTGTTTATCCGTCCCCAAACTCGAAGATTTCCAAATCAAAGTTTCCGCTTGCACAACATGTCTCATCTCCTGCGAGGATTAAGGGTAGTCAGGTTCTTGATTTTCTTAAATAA
- the LOC139844289 gene encoding uncharacterized protein isoform X5: MDQFEEDSFYHSLEEEPINVDSLLVEPRSDQVSVSGVWCYEEDNIAKCIKNEDASYNIRTSYSNINAQGLETTKCNAPDVLPHEVGAERLLAVNGISTCDNYLLDKGSFGIQNSSTKNIPAFECQKYFIDKTMFDFGDKFEDYSKSFTDEENNENIMSPHVGQNGMEITEFCKDGPKSSVQDHGIGEVTNKRSRKPTQRYIDESSRMSLMKCKKRKEGASVLKVKTSAVRRLKHQNESEHKRKEKMSSCDISFDYAIQVPFDCEGPTECQKNTSPKKSSPAKLQVKNDVGNYLSGSEDDSEVMKSITSGNQRKLHKLWTVSEVKKLLDGVAHFGVGKWTRIKKLLFSSSVHRTPVDLKDKWRNLLKASGVLKVTRIKEDPKRCQPWRPLPKSILCRVRELASVYPSPNSKISKSKFPLAQHVSSPARIKGSQVLDFLK, from the exons ATGGATCAG TTCGAAGAAGATTCTTTTTATCATTCCTTAGAGGAAGAACCAATTAATGTTGACTCTCTACTTGTGGAACCACGGTCTGACCAAGTTTCAGTTAGTGGTGTATGGTGTTATGAAGAAGATAACATCGCTAAATGTATCAAAAATGAAGATGCTTCCTACAATATAC GCACCTCTTATTCGAATATAAACGCTCAAGGCTTAGAGACGACAAAGTGTAAT GCACCTGATGTTTTGCCCCACGAAGTTGGAGCGGAACGTCTTCTAGCAGTAAATGGCATCTCTACGTGTGATAATTATCTTTTAG ACAAGGGCAGTTTTGGAATACAAAATTCATCGACCAAAAACATTCCCGCATTCGAATGCCAGAAGTACTTCATTGACAAGACAATGTTCGACTTTGGAGATAAATTTGAGGATTATTCTAAATCCTTCAcagatgaagaaaataatgaaaatATTATGTCACCTCACGTTGGACAAAACGGTATGGAAATAACCGAATTTTGTAAAGACGGGCCAAAGAGCTCTGTTCAAGATCACGGTATTGGTGAAGTTACAAACAAAAGATCACGTAAGCCTACACAACGTTACATTGACGAGTCATCTCGTATGAGTCTTATGAAGTGTAAGAAAAGAAAAGAAGGTGCTTCGGTGTTGAAAGTCAAAACGTCAGCGGTTAGACGTCTCAAACATCAAAATGAGTCGGAACATAAACGAAAAGAAAAAATGTCATCTTGTGATATCTCGTTTGATTATGCTATTCAAGTACCGTTTGATTGTGAAGGCCCAACAGAATGTCAGAAAAACACTTCACCGAAAAAGAGTTCACCAGCTAAG CTGCAGGTTAAAAACGATGTCGGGAATTATTTGAGCGGATCTGAAGATGATTCCGAGGTGATGAAGTCTATCACGAGTGGGAATCAGAGGAAGCTTCATAAACTGTGGACAGTTTCAGAAGTAAAAAAGTTACTCGATGGCGTTGCTCATTTTGGGGTAGGCAAATGGACTCGTATAAAGAAATTGCTATTTTCATCATCAGTTCATCGAACCCCTGTAGATCTGAAG GACAAATGGCGAAATCTTTTGAAAGCAAGTGGTGTACTGAAGGTGACTAGGATAAAG GAGGACCCGAAAAGATGTCAGCCGTGGCGTCCATTACCGAAGTCGATACTTTGTCGTGTGAGAGAATTAGCGTCTGTTTATCCGTCCCCAAACTCGAAGATTTCCAAATCAAAGTTTCCGCTTGCACAACATGTCTCATCTCCTGCGAGGATTAAGGGTAGTCAGGTTCTTGATTTTCTTAAATAA
- the LOC139844289 gene encoding uncharacterized protein isoform X3 yields MDQFEEDSFYHSLEEEPINVDSLLVEPRSDQVSVSGVWCYEEDNIAKCIKNEDASYNIRTSYSNINAQGLETTKCNAPDVLPHEVGAERLLAVNGISTCDNYLLDIGYVEQSSCMDYVSNEILHVANSSSENPFPIFRNTDKGSFGIQNSSTKNIPAFECQKYFIDKTMFDFGDKFEDYSKSFTDEENNENIMSPHVGQNGMEITEFCKDGPKSSVQDHGIGEVTNKRSRKPTQRYIDESSRMSLMKCKKRKEGASVLKVKTSAVRRLKHQNESEHKRKEKMSSCDISFDYAIQVPFDCEGPTECQKNTSPKKSSPAKLQVKNDVGNYLKSITSGNQRKLHKLWTVSEVKKLLDGVAHFGVGKWTRIKKLLFSSSVHRTPVDLKDKWRNLLKASGVLKVTRIKEDPKRCQPWRPLPKSILCRVRELASVYPSPNSKISKSKFPLAQHVSSPARIKGSQVLDFLK; encoded by the exons ATGGATCAG TTCGAAGAAGATTCTTTTTATCATTCCTTAGAGGAAGAACCAATTAATGTTGACTCTCTACTTGTGGAACCACGGTCTGACCAAGTTTCAGTTAGTGGTGTATGGTGTTATGAAGAAGATAACATCGCTAAATGTATCAAAAATGAAGATGCTTCCTACAATATAC GCACCTCTTATTCGAATATAAACGCTCAAGGCTTAGAGACGACAAAGTGTAAT GCACCTGATGTTTTGCCCCACGAAGTTGGAGCGGAACGTCTTCTAGCAGTAAATGGCATCTCTACGTGTGATAATTATCTTTTAG ATATTGGATATGTTGAGCAAAGTTCGTGTATGGACTACGTATCTAACGAAATTTTGCATGTTGCAAATTCGAGCTCTGAGAACCCATTTCCCATTTTTCGTAATACAGACAAGGGCAGTTTTGGAATACAAAATTCATCGACCAAAAACATTCCCGCATTCGAATGCCAGAAGTACTTCATTGACAAGACAATGTTCGACTTTGGAGATAAATTTGAGGATTATTCTAAATCCTTCAcagatgaagaaaataatgaaaatATTATGTCACCTCACGTTGGACAAAACGGTATGGAAATAACCGAATTTTGTAAAGACGGGCCAAAGAGCTCTGTTCAAGATCACGGTATTGGTGAAGTTACAAACAAAAGATCACGTAAGCCTACACAACGTTACATTGACGAGTCATCTCGTATGAGTCTTATGAAGTGTAAGAAAAGAAAAGAAGGTGCTTCGGTGTTGAAAGTCAAAACGTCAGCGGTTAGACGTCTCAAACATCAAAATGAGTCGGAACATAAACGAAAAGAAAAAATGTCATCTTGTGATATCTCGTTTGATTATGCTATTCAAGTACCGTTTGATTGTGAAGGCCCAACAGAATGTCAGAAAAACACTTCACCGAAAAAGAGTTCACCAGCTAAG CTGCAGGTTAAAAACGATGTCGGGAATTATTTGA AGTCTATCACGAGTGGGAATCAGAGGAAGCTTCATAAACTGTGGACAGTTTCAGAAGTAAAAAAGTTACTCGATGGCGTTGCTCATTTTGGGGTAGGCAAATGGACTCGTATAAAGAAATTGCTATTTTCATCATCAGTTCATCGAACCCCTGTAGATCTGAAG GACAAATGGCGAAATCTTTTGAAAGCAAGTGGTGTACTGAAGGTGACTAGGATAAAG GAGGACCCGAAAAGATGTCAGCCGTGGCGTCCATTACCGAAGTCGATACTTTGTCGTGTGAGAGAATTAGCGTCTGTTTATCCGTCCCCAAACTCGAAGATTTCCAAATCAAAGTTTCCGCTTGCACAACATGTCTCATCTCCTGCGAGGATTAAGGGTAGTCAGGTTCTTGATTTTCTTAAATAA
- the LOC139844289 gene encoding uncharacterized protein isoform X1, with the protein MDQFEEDSFYHSLEEEPINVDSLLVEPRSDQVSVSGVWCYEEDNIAKCIKNEDASYNIRTSYSNINAQGLETTKCNAPDVLPHEVGAERLLAVNGISTCDNYLLDIGYVEQSSCMDYVSNEILHVANSSSENPFPIFRNTDKGSFGIQNSSTKNIPAFECQKYFIDKTMFDFGDKFEDYSKSFTDEENNENIMSPHVGQNGMEITEFCKDGPKSSVQDHGIGEVTNKRSRKPTQRYIDESSRMSLMKCKKRKEGASVLKVKTSAVRRLKHQNESEHKRKEKMSSCDISFDYAIQVPFDCEGPTECQKNTSPKKSSPAKLQVKNDVGNYLSGSEDDSEVMKSITSGNQRKLHKLWTVSEVKKLLDGVAHFGVGKWTRIKKLLFSSSVHRTPVDLKDKWRNLLKASGVLKVTRIKEDPKRCQPWRPLPKSILCRVRELASVYPSPNSKISKSKFPLAQHVSSPARIKGSQVLDFLK; encoded by the exons ATGGATCAG TTCGAAGAAGATTCTTTTTATCATTCCTTAGAGGAAGAACCAATTAATGTTGACTCTCTACTTGTGGAACCACGGTCTGACCAAGTTTCAGTTAGTGGTGTATGGTGTTATGAAGAAGATAACATCGCTAAATGTATCAAAAATGAAGATGCTTCCTACAATATAC GCACCTCTTATTCGAATATAAACGCTCAAGGCTTAGAGACGACAAAGTGTAAT GCACCTGATGTTTTGCCCCACGAAGTTGGAGCGGAACGTCTTCTAGCAGTAAATGGCATCTCTACGTGTGATAATTATCTTTTAG ATATTGGATATGTTGAGCAAAGTTCGTGTATGGACTACGTATCTAACGAAATTTTGCATGTTGCAAATTCGAGCTCTGAGAACCCATTTCCCATTTTTCGTAATACAGACAAGGGCAGTTTTGGAATACAAAATTCATCGACCAAAAACATTCCCGCATTCGAATGCCAGAAGTACTTCATTGACAAGACAATGTTCGACTTTGGAGATAAATTTGAGGATTATTCTAAATCCTTCAcagatgaagaaaataatgaaaatATTATGTCACCTCACGTTGGACAAAACGGTATGGAAATAACCGAATTTTGTAAAGACGGGCCAAAGAGCTCTGTTCAAGATCACGGTATTGGTGAAGTTACAAACAAAAGATCACGTAAGCCTACACAACGTTACATTGACGAGTCATCTCGTATGAGTCTTATGAAGTGTAAGAAAAGAAAAGAAGGTGCTTCGGTGTTGAAAGTCAAAACGTCAGCGGTTAGACGTCTCAAACATCAAAATGAGTCGGAACATAAACGAAAAGAAAAAATGTCATCTTGTGATATCTCGTTTGATTATGCTATTCAAGTACCGTTTGATTGTGAAGGCCCAACAGAATGTCAGAAAAACACTTCACCGAAAAAGAGTTCACCAGCTAAG CTGCAGGTTAAAAACGATGTCGGGAATTATTTGAGCGGATCTGAAGATGATTCCGAGGTGATGAAGTCTATCACGAGTGGGAATCAGAGGAAGCTTCATAAACTGTGGACAGTTTCAGAAGTAAAAAAGTTACTCGATGGCGTTGCTCATTTTGGGGTAGGCAAATGGACTCGTATAAAGAAATTGCTATTTTCATCATCAGTTCATCGAACCCCTGTAGATCTGAAG GACAAATGGCGAAATCTTTTGAAAGCAAGTGGTGTACTGAAGGTGACTAGGATAAAG GAGGACCCGAAAAGATGTCAGCCGTGGCGTCCATTACCGAAGTCGATACTTTGTCGTGTGAGAGAATTAGCGTCTGTTTATCCGTCCCCAAACTCGAAGATTTCCAAATCAAAGTTTCCGCTTGCACAACATGTCTCATCTCCTGCGAGGATTAAGGGTAGTCAGGTTCTTGATTTTCTTAAATAA